The following coding sequences are from one Streptomyces sp. NBC_01485 window:
- a CDS encoding alpha/beta hydrolase: MYNRRSPRRLRTGVTLLSLAALLVSGCSAAGSTSSAGSRAVAALVALPRATPSALSPYYGQKLSWRSCGVPGFECATMKAPLDYAEPGAGDVRLAVARKKATGPGKRLGSLLVNPGGPGGSAVGYLQQYAGVGYPAEVRARYDMVAVDPRGVARSEPVECLDGRAMDAYTQTDTTPDDQRETGELVDAYKEFAEGCGAHAPRLLRHVSTVEAARDMDILRAVLGDRKLTYVGASYGTFLGATYAGLFPDRVGRLVLDGAMDPALPARRLNLDQTAGFETAFQSFAKDCVRQPDCPLGGKGTPPAKVGENLKAFFRKLDAHPIPTGDPDGRRLGEALATTGVIAAMYDESTWAQLRESLASAMKENDGAGLLVLSDSYYERDADGRYANLMAANAAVNCLDLPAAFSRPDQVEKALPSFEKASPVFGEGLAWASLNCAYWPVKPTGQPHRIEAKGAAPIVVVGTTRDPATPYRWAQSLARQLTSGRLLTYVGDGHTAYGRGSACIDTAIDTYLLHGTPPTPKKRCS, encoded by the coding sequence ATGTACAACAGGCGCTCCCCCCGCAGGCTCCGTACCGGCGTCACCCTGCTCTCCCTCGCCGCGCTGCTCGTCTCCGGCTGCTCCGCAGCGGGGTCGACGAGTTCCGCCGGTTCGAGGGCGGTGGCGGCGCTCGTCGCGCTGCCGCGGGCGACGCCGTCGGCGCTGTCGCCGTACTACGGGCAGAAGCTGAGCTGGCGTAGCTGCGGGGTCCCCGGCTTCGAGTGCGCCACGATGAAGGCGCCGCTCGACTACGCCGAGCCGGGCGCGGGCGACGTCCGGCTCGCGGTCGCCCGCAAGAAGGCGACAGGCCCGGGCAAGCGGCTCGGCTCGCTGCTGGTGAACCCGGGCGGACCGGGCGGCTCGGCGGTCGGCTACCTCCAGCAGTACGCCGGCGTCGGGTATCCCGCCGAGGTCCGCGCCCGCTACGACATGGTCGCCGTCGACCCGCGGGGCGTGGCCCGCAGCGAGCCCGTGGAGTGCCTGGACGGGCGCGCGATGGACGCGTACACGCAGACGGACACCACCCCCGACGACCAGCGCGAGACCGGCGAACTCGTCGACGCGTACAAGGAGTTCGCCGAAGGGTGCGGCGCGCACGCGCCGCGGCTGCTGCGGCACGTCTCCACCGTGGAGGCGGCCCGTGACATGGACATCCTGCGCGCGGTCCTGGGCGACAGGAAGCTGACGTACGTGGGGGCGTCGTACGGGACGTTCCTCGGGGCGACGTACGCGGGCCTGTTCCCGGACCGGGTGGGCCGGCTCGTCCTGGACGGCGCGATGGACCCGGCGCTGCCCGCCCGCCGGCTGAACCTGGACCAGACGGCGGGGTTCGAGACGGCGTTCCAGTCCTTCGCGAAGGACTGCGTACGGCAGCCCGACTGCCCGCTCGGCGGCAAGGGCACCCCGCCCGCCAAGGTCGGCGAGAACCTCAAGGCCTTCTTCCGCAAGCTCGACGCGCACCCGATTCCCACCGGCGACCCGGACGGCCGCAGGCTCGGCGAGGCCCTCGCCACCACCGGCGTGATCGCGGCGATGTACGACGAGAGCACGTGGGCGCAGTTGCGCGAGTCGCTGGCCTCGGCGATGAAGGAGAACGACGGCGCGGGCCTGCTCGTCCTCTCCGACAGCTACTACGAGCGCGACGCCGACGGCCGCTACGCCAACCTGATGGCCGCCAACGCCGCCGTGAACTGCCTGGACCTCCCCGCCGCGTTCTCCCGCCCCGACCAGGTGGAAAAGGCGCTCCCGTCCTTCGAGAAAGCGTCCCCGGTGTTCGGCGAGGGCCTCGCCTGGGCCTCCCTGAACTGCGCGTACTGGCCGGTGAAGCCCACTGGCCAGCCGCACCGCATCGAGGCGAAGGGCGCCGCCCCGATCGTCGTCGTCGGCACCACCCGAGACCCGGCGACGCCCTACCGCTGGGCCCAGTCCCTCGCCCGCCAGCTCACCTCGGGCCGCCTCCTCACCTACGTCGGCGACGGCCACACCGCCTACGGCCGCGGCAGCGCCTGCATCGACACCGCGATCGACACGTACCTACTCCACGGCACCCCTCCCACACCGAAGAAGCGCTGCTCGTAG
- a CDS encoding DNA polymerase III subunit delta', which translates to MTVWDDLVGQERVSEQLAAAARDADALVTAVTSGTAPPEASKMTHAWLFTGPPGAGRAQVARAFAAALQCVSPDRALGGAPGCGFCDGCHTALIGTHADVSTVAAVGSQILAEDMRDTVRKSYTSPATGRWQVILVEDAERLNEKSANAVLKAVEEPAPRTVWLLCAPSLEDVLPTIRSRCRHLNLRTPSVDAVADMLVRREGIEPAVAAAAARATQGHVDRARRLATDPAARERRAAVLKLPLRVDDIGGCLRAAQELVDAATEDAKQLAEEMDGKETEELKAAMGASQGGRMPRGTAGVMKDLEDKQKRRRTRTQRDSLDLALTDLTAFYRDVLALQLGSRVAIANADAEDALERLARGSRPETTLRRIEAIAACRQSLDRNVAPLLAVEAMTMALRAG; encoded by the coding sequence ATGACCGTGTGGGACGACCTCGTCGGGCAGGAGAGGGTGAGTGAGCAGTTGGCCGCTGCCGCTCGGGACGCCGACGCGCTCGTCACCGCGGTCACCTCCGGTACGGCGCCGCCCGAGGCGTCGAAGATGACGCACGCCTGGCTGTTCACGGGCCCGCCCGGCGCCGGCCGCGCCCAGGTGGCGCGGGCGTTCGCCGCCGCGCTGCAGTGCGTGAGCCCGGACCGCGCACTCGGCGGCGCCCCCGGCTGCGGGTTCTGCGACGGCTGTCATACGGCGCTCATCGGCACCCACGCCGACGTCAGCACCGTCGCCGCCGTCGGCTCGCAGATCCTCGCCGAGGACATGCGCGACACCGTCCGCAAGTCGTACACCTCGCCCGCCACGGGCCGCTGGCAGGTCATCCTCGTGGAGGACGCCGAGCGGCTGAACGAGAAGTCCGCCAACGCCGTCCTGAAGGCGGTCGAGGAGCCCGCCCCGCGCACGGTCTGGCTGCTCTGCGCACCCTCCCTGGAGGACGTGCTGCCCACCATCCGCTCCCGCTGCCGGCACCTGAACCTGCGCACGCCTTCCGTCGACGCCGTCGCCGACATGCTGGTACGGCGCGAGGGCATCGAGCCGGCCGTGGCCGCGGCCGCCGCCCGGGCCACCCAGGGGCACGTCGACCGGGCCCGGCGCCTGGCCACCGACCCCGCCGCCCGCGAGCGCCGCGCGGCCGTGCTGAAGCTGCCCCTGCGCGTCGACGACATCGGCGGTTGCCTCAGAGCCGCCCAGGAGCTGGTCGACGCGGCCACCGAGGACGCCAAGCAGCTCGCGGAGGAGATGGACGGCAAGGAGACCGAGGAGCTGAAGGCGGCGATGGGCGCGTCCCAGGGCGGCCGGATGCCGCGCGGCACGGCGGGCGTGATGAAGGACCTCGAGGACAAGCAGAAGCGCCGCCGGACACGTACGCAGCGCGACAGCCTCGACCTCGCGCTCACCGACCTGACCGCCTTCTACCGTGACGTCCTCGCCCTCCAGCTCGGCTCCCGCGTTGCGATCGCCAACGCGGACGCCGAGGACGCGTTGGAGCGGCTCGCCCGCGGCAGCAGACCGGAGACCACCCTCCGGCGCATCGAGGCCATCGCCGCGTGCAGACAGTCCCTCGACCGCAACGTGGCTCCGCTGCTGGCCGTGGAGGCGATGACGATGGCGCTGAGAGCGGGTTGA
- the tmk gene encoding dTMP kinase translates to MTRAEQPTAHHPAPDNALVVDSRERAVRALLREPQLKRLWSAQLVGGVGDGLALLVFVLLVLQAAIAEGSFGGGYRGVAFAVAIVFGVRILATLLFGAVLLGPLTSLTSPDGPLDRRWTMVGADGLRAVLLIVAPLWIDWTPDDALALLFVTVFVTGVAERFWTVARESAAPALLPAPPLEGATVRPLPDHMDALRRLSLRTGFVTIPLGAATLVVAALFNNLLGAGIAWFGQHQAALASYVAGGLFAGSLSIVTFLELPKTRTPRARSPLEGLRRPRTATGVDAGRTGAIPLLVLACAAVAGAISAAVAVAVLHAKDLGGGPVLYGLLVLGLTGGVVVGVRTAPKVLVSLSRRRLLALAIAFTGLALLAAGLVPDVTSVLLIVALAGVGAGVAANTGHALLDQETEEHRRTRTAEHLHAVVRVLVALGALIAPLVAALIGPHRLENGKFVFAHGGAAFTLMLVGALLLPVAALVLAKVDDRSGVPLRKDLRDALLGGDDPVQTPAMTGFFIALEGGDGAGKSTQAEALAEWIRAKGHEVVLTREPGATPVGKRLRSILLDVSSAGLSHRAEALLYAADRAEHVDTVVRPALERGAVVITDRYVDSSVAYQGAGRDLSPTEIARISRWATNGLVPHLTVLLDVSPEAARERFTEAPDRLESEPAEFHARVRSGFLTLAAADPGRYLVVDAGQEPEAVTAVVRHRLDRLLPLSEAEIKAQEEARKKAEEDARRKAEEEAARKAEEERLERERQEQLAKLRAEEEERKRRELEEAQRREAERQAEEARLRAEEARRRAEEERVRLLAEEKARAEEEVRRKAEEERRRKQAVEEARLRAEAEALRLEKQRKAEEALLRAEAARRAAEQAAAAAQVGPKPTRPTPPAPSTASAASAVPPEAVTMPTPVVNPAKPNPPGGPADETAVLPRIRMDKEPAQSQPQSRSESQSQSQSSRQSGKPAGSAGGADGEVTAELPQPSVPPGAADDTAVLPPVREERPEEETAVLPPVRGGSPSDRVPPGYFRDEQGERTRELPQVDEQGAPRQRPRSDWAEETPLDDLPSLADELLGPHRDEEGYDEGRGGGRGRRR, encoded by the coding sequence ATGACGCGAGCCGAGCAGCCAACGGCCCACCACCCGGCCCCGGACAACGCCCTGGTGGTGGACTCACGTGAGCGCGCCGTGCGCGCCCTGTTGCGTGAGCCGCAGCTCAAGCGGCTGTGGAGCGCGCAGTTGGTGGGCGGTGTGGGAGACGGCCTCGCACTCCTGGTGTTCGTCCTCCTCGTCCTCCAGGCGGCCATCGCCGAGGGCTCCTTCGGAGGCGGTTACCGGGGTGTGGCGTTCGCAGTGGCGATCGTCTTCGGGGTACGCATTCTGGCCACCCTGCTCTTCGGCGCCGTCCTGCTGGGCCCACTGACCTCACTGACCTCACCGGACGGCCCGCTCGACCGCCGCTGGACCATGGTCGGCGCCGACGGGCTGCGCGCCGTGCTGCTGATCGTCGCGCCCCTGTGGATCGACTGGACGCCGGACGACGCCCTGGCCCTGCTGTTCGTCACGGTCTTCGTGACCGGCGTCGCCGAGCGGTTCTGGACGGTCGCCCGCGAGAGCGCGGCCCCCGCCCTGCTGCCCGCCCCGCCCCTGGAGGGCGCGACCGTACGCCCGTTGCCGGACCACATGGACGCCCTGCGCCGTCTGTCGCTGCGCACGGGCTTCGTGACGATCCCGCTGGGTGCGGCCACGCTGGTCGTCGCGGCATTGTTCAACAATCTGCTCGGCGCCGGGATCGCCTGGTTCGGCCAGCACCAGGCGGCCCTCGCCTCGTACGTCGCCGGGGGGCTGTTCGCCGGGTCCCTGTCCATCGTGACGTTCCTGGAGCTGCCCAAGACGCGCACCCCGCGCGCGCGGTCGCCGCTCGAAGGACTGCGCCGCCCCAGGACCGCCACCGGCGTCGACGCGGGCCGCACGGGCGCGATCCCGCTGCTGGTCCTCGCCTGCGCCGCCGTCGCCGGGGCGATCTCCGCCGCCGTCGCCGTGGCCGTGCTGCACGCCAAGGACCTGGGCGGCGGCCCGGTGCTGTACGGGCTGCTCGTGCTCGGGCTGACCGGCGGCGTCGTCGTCGGCGTGCGTACGGCACCGAAGGTGCTGGTGTCGCTGTCGCGGCGCCGACTGCTCGCGCTGGCCATCGCCTTCACCGGCTTGGCACTGCTGGCCGCCGGGCTGGTCCCGGACGTCACCAGCGTGCTGCTGATCGTGGCCCTGGCCGGCGTCGGCGCGGGCGTCGCCGCCAACACCGGGCACGCGCTGCTCGACCAGGAGACGGAGGAGCACCGCCGGACCCGTACGGCGGAGCACCTGCACGCGGTCGTGCGGGTCCTCGTGGCGCTGGGCGCGCTGATCGCCCCGCTGGTGGCGGCGCTCATCGGGCCGCACCGGCTGGAGAACGGCAAGTTCGTGTTCGCGCACGGCGGCGCCGCGTTCACGCTGATGCTGGTCGGCGCGCTGCTGCTGCCGGTGGCCGCACTGGTGCTCGCCAAGGTCGACGACCGCTCCGGCGTACCCCTGCGGAAGGACCTGCGGGACGCTCTGTTGGGCGGCGACGACCCGGTGCAGACCCCGGCCATGACCGGCTTCTTCATCGCCCTGGAGGGCGGCGACGGCGCCGGCAAGTCCACCCAGGCCGAGGCGCTCGCCGAGTGGATCAGGGCCAAGGGGCATGAGGTCGTCCTCACGCGCGAACCGGGGGCCACGCCCGTGGGCAAGCGGCTGCGCTCGATCCTGCTGGACGTCTCCAGTGCCGGGCTCTCGCACCGCGCGGAGGCACTGTTGTACGCGGCGGACCGCGCGGAGCACGTCGACACGGTCGTACGGCCCGCCCTGGAGCGCGGCGCGGTGGTGATCACCGACCGGTACGTCGACTCGTCCGTGGCCTACCAGGGCGCCGGCCGCGACCTGTCCCCGACCGAGATCGCGCGGATCTCGCGCTGGGCGACGAACGGCCTGGTGCCGCATCTGACGGTCCTGCTGGACGTGTCCCCGGAGGCCGCCCGCGAGCGCTTCACTGAGGCCCCGGACCGACTGGAGTCGGAGCCCGCGGAGTTCCACGCGCGCGTGCGCTCCGGTTTCCTCACGCTGGCCGCCGCCGACCCGGGCCGCTACCTGGTGGTCGACGCGGGCCAGGAGCCAGAGGCCGTCACGGCCGTCGTCCGGCACCGCCTCGACCGACTGCTGCCCCTGTCCGAGGCCGAGATCAAGGCCCAGGAAGAGGCGCGCAAGAAGGCCGAGGAGGACGCCCGCCGCAAGGCCGAGGAAGAGGCCGCCCGCAAGGCGGAGGAGGAGCGCCTCGAGCGCGAGCGCCAGGAGCAGCTCGCCAAGCTGCGCGCCGAGGAGGAGGAGCGCAAGCGGCGCGAGCTGGAGGAGGCGCAGCGGCGCGAGGCCGAACGGCAGGCCGAGGAGGCCCGGCTGCGCGCCGAGGAGGCCCGCAGGCGTGCCGAGGAGGAGCGGGTCCGGCTCCTCGCGGAGGAGAAGGCCCGAGCCGAGGAGGAGGTCCGCCGCAAGGCGGAGGAGGAGCGGCGTCGCAAGCAGGCCGTGGAGGAGGCCCGGCTGCGCGCCGAGGCCGAGGCGCTGCGCCTGGAGAAGCAGCGCAAGGCCGAGGAGGCGCTGCTGCGTGCCGAGGCGGCCCGCCGCGCGGCGGAGCAGGCCGCGGCGGCGGCGCAGGTCGGCCCGAAGCCGACGCGCCCCACGCCGCCTGCCCCTTCGACCGCATCGGCGGCTTCGGCGGTCCCGCCGGAGGCGGTGACCATGCCGACGCCGGTGGTGAATCCGGCGAAGCCGAACCCGCCGGGCGGCCCGGCGGACGAGACGGCGGTGCTGCCGCGGATCCGGATGGACAAGGAACCCGCGCAGTCACAGCCGCAGTCGCGGTCGGAATCCCAGTCGCAGTCGCAGTCCTCGCGGCAGTCCGGGAAGCCCGCGGGCTCCGCCGGGGGAGCCGACGGCGAGGTGACGGCCGAACTGCCCCAGCCGTCGGTGCCGCCGGGGGCCGCGGACGATACGGCGGTGCTGCCTCCGGTGCGCGAGGAGCGCCCCGAGGAGGAGACGGCCGTACTGCCTCCGGTGCGGGGCGGGAGCCCCTCGGACCGGGTGCCGCCGGGCTACTTCCGCGACGAGCAGGGCGAACGGACGCGTGAGTTGCCTCAGGTCGACGAGCAGGGCGCGCCCCGGCAGCGGCCCCGTTCGGACTGGGCCGAGGAGACCCCGCTGGACGACCTGCCCTCGCTGGCGGACGAACTGCTGGGCCCGCACCGGGACGAGGAAGGGTACGACGAGGGCCGCGGCGGCGGCCGGGGCCGGCGGCGCTGA